Genomic segment of Gigantopelta aegis isolate Gae_Host chromosome 10, Gae_host_genome, whole genome shotgun sequence:
CCCACTTAAACGAGAACTTAGACCGAATTACAAAGCCGGTTTAGGTCTTAAAcgcgtgcaactacatacatttacctaCGTTTAAGAAAAATTcgggtttttatatattgtttcagtTTTCTATTATGTAAAGGATGGCATATTATATGCACAAATGTTTTATCAGGCGtctaaaggctcatatagactggatgcagctcgtgcgtgcggtccggctaaaaataaaaatcctgaTATATTAGTTTCAgtgagagcgtctagactggatgtgtGCATCTGTAAAACGCATGgggccagccgcaatgaaatagtCGTATATGGTggatatgcccaaaacgcatggggccagccgcaatgaaatagtCGTATATGGTgaatatgcccaaaacgcatgaggccagccgcaatgaaatagtCGTATATGGTgaatatgcccaaaacgcatgaggccagccgcaatgaaatagtCGTATATGGTggatatgcccaaaacgcatgaggccagccgcaatgaaatagtCGTATATGGTggatatgcccaaaacgcatggggccagccgcaatgaaatagtCGTATATGGTggatatgcccaaaacgcatgaggccagccgcaatgaaatagtCGTATATGGTggatatgcccaaaacgcatgaggccagccgcaatgaaatagtCGTATATGGTggatatgcccaaaacgcatggggccagccgcaatgaaatagtCGTATATGGTgaatatgcccaaaacgcaagccgcAAACGCAACAGTCGGACCGCACGGTCTAATATTTGGTCTAGAGTAtaggagaagaaacccgttgccACCACACCGTCAAATTTCGATCAGAACAGTATGCAATTATTGTTGAATTTAAAAGAGCAGtccataccacgacctttgataaatCACTCCCGGAAGACTAGTACCAAAACCAAACTAATAAACTATTGAAATACAacaaacattgtgtatatattaattattattgcaggTGAATGGATATATACAATGTTAACATTACAACAAACgtacacttttttaaaatttatgttaCACTTTGCTACCCATTAATGTACACGTCACTCATAtaatataagttgaaataaataattggcGATAAATGACAGTTAATTGTTTTGTCTTACGAAGACTTCAACTTTTCCTCTACACCGTCCTTTAGGTAGCCTACCCCTCGAGCATGAGGTCCCATATTCTCATCAAAGATAAAATCCCAAAGGACCTTGATCCATGACGTGTGATATGGCTGTTGGTAGAATTCTGGAGCTATCTTCTTCAGCTGCGGTAGTTTGTTGTACGAAATGTACGGGAAGTCGTGGTGCTCAATGTGATATCCTACATTGAAAAGGATTGGATTCAGAGGACCGTAGTACGAGTGCGTAGCTTGTCCGCCGTTGAACAGATAGTGTTCTGATATGAAGTGGGCCGCTAAAGGATGGAAGCCCAGACCTATATACATTCCAGAAAAGAGATAAATAAGAGACCTGAAGCCGAGAAGCTTCACCACTAAAATGTCAGCGACAACCTGGGCAGCAAAATTGATTATCTCCCACCCGGTAACAGGTCTTGGGCTCTTGTAGAAAGGTCGTATTCCGTGGATAATCGGGTGGAAGAAAAGCCACAACATCTTTGTTACTGGCCGCCTAAAGAGGTAGCACTCGAGCCGAGTGGGAATGTCCACGTCTGCGTATTCCTCGCCCAGATAGCGATGATGGGCGGAGTGGAAGATCCTGTACGAGATGGCTATGGGCGCTGCTAACGGCAGGTTGCACCAGATACTGAGCACACGATTGGCGATGGGGTGGCTGTGTCCGAACGCCAGATTGTGTCCGATCTCGTGGATGGCACTGCCAAGAGAGTGGTTGAGCACGGCGCCCGCGCAGTAGGCCAGAGCAAGAATGGTGGTCCAGGAAGCATCGCGCACCAGCCAGGCGAGGATGAACTGCAGGAGGACTTCGAACACGACGATGTACACGATGAACGAGTCCGGACCCATCAGTTTCTTGATCTCCGGGTGCTTCTTCAGGATGGCCTGTCGTCTCGCGGTGTGGGGCTCCTCCGTCCACTGCCAGTCCTCGTCCGGGGTCATCGTCCGCACGTCCAAACTCAGACATCTGTAGAACCACTTAAACGTCTCCTTGGTCGTCTTCATAATGTTCTGGCTTGAACTTGTTGTCTGCAAAAATAAagtagaaacacattgaaagaGACCTACGATAGAAACATctgaagaaaggaaagaaaaaacaaaaacatttaaacaattttgttttgcttattaACACTCCAATCGTTTCATCAGCAGCTTATAGAATTTTGAAAGTCCAGATTCAAGACAATTTGGTTGTAATCAGCGGGTATCTTGATCGTGGCTTATAGAATTTTATAGTCCAGCCTCTAGACTTTACTTGATTTAATCAACAGCTATCAGGATCGTGGCTTGTATAATTTTATAGTCCAGCCTCTAGACTTTATTCAATTTACTCAGCAGCTATCAGATCGTGGCTTATAGAATTTTATAGTCCAGCCTCTAGACTCTACTTAATTTAATCAGCAGTTATCAGATCGTGGCTAATAGAATTTTAAagttcagggccccgttccacgtagcgatcttagcgcaaagatcaccgtaagtacataaggtagttatgcttTTAAGGTGGATCTTAGTGccaagatcacttcgtggaacggggcccagattCATAACTGTATGAAAAGTCTCCAGACTTTGACTACAAGACATTATTAAAGCTCACCTTATTGTCATGACATACTTTGTCTAGATAATGAGAGAATAAACCTTATGCCGCCACATAGCCTGTTTTGCGATTTAGTAAAAGGAACCTCTACATTCCATTTCCCCCACAGGCAAGCTCTAACACAacgtctttgatataccagtcctagCATATTATCTAGAAGGTTAATAACCCACTGGTGTTCACAAAAACATCTCCATTCTGGAACCAGTATCATCTTGGACGCTCTACTGCTAAGATAAATAAcgttataataatagtaacaattaCAACTCCAACAacagtgatgatgataacaatgatgatgataacaacaataattacacgcgtactactacttctactactattactacgacgacgacgacgataataatagctgtttatttgttgttcatCACATATTGTTTGTATTCATCTGTCCGTTgcagaaataaacaatataactcAATAAAGAGAAAATGCGAATCAGTCACCCATAGAAATCATAGGTCGGGTGACTGCTCTTTTGTCAAAAGAACTGTCGGTATATCCGAGTCAAAGGGGCAGGATCTAGCCGGCTCGGTAGAACGCATGCCTGAGATGTTTGGGTTATAGGCTTGAACTCCCTCGGCGGACGCATTCTCTGACTGGGATTTTGCCCTCCCCAATTAGTGTTCCACGACTGACATATGCTGTCCCACCTGttggaatgtgcatataaacgacccattgttgctaatgaaaaatatgtagcggtttcctctaagactaccaGTGCAAATGTCAAATGTATCAAATGATCGACATCaagtggccgatgattaattaatcaatgtgctgcagtggtgtcattaaacaaaacaaactatagctCTCTGTCAACTGGGTATTCATGCCGTACTATTAAAGTCTTCTTTAATCAGTGGGACGTTCAGAAATTCATGACCGATTAATAATCGATACAGCTACGGAACCGGAACTGCCGGCACCCACACGACAAACGCTGCACGAAATAATGTTTGCAGTTTACCATGGCAACACCGCATATTATTCCCACTGTCCACAACTAATGGCCTGAGCACGTACAAGATAACGACCTTGACAACAGCACCAACACGTGGCACGAACAATTCGCACAAACAATTCGACAGCAGCTAAATAGTAACATTGTCATAGCCAGGCCGTTTACACTTAGAGTTCCACCTACATTGTGAGATGGGGCAACTACGTTGTGAGATAGGACATCTACATTGTGGGATGGAGCACTTACATTGTGGGATGGGACACCTACATTGTTAGATGGGGCACCTACACTGTCTATGAATCTGTTTGTTTACACGTGTTATGAGACGTCAGGCAAACATAAAAGGTGGCTAGAGGAAAACTGGGGGAGCATGACCCCATGGCTACGTCAATGCACAGCAGTAATATTAAAGAAGCAATATAAAACCTACTTATGTTATGTTTTTACCATTACCATCATCTGCATTCTGTTCAGAAACTGAGAAGTTCATGATATGAACAAGAGCCGAACTGGttttaataaatgcattttcaCTTTCTTCAAAATGGAGGTACACAATAGCAACATAATGTTGGAGTACTCTATTGTACTTTtacatacaacaataaaatcttTGTCCAACAAGATGTCCCGCTTGGTCATATGTAGCCGCCTGACTATCTTAATTATAAGGGGCGGAACGtatcccagtgataaagcgctcggttaatgcgcggtcggtctaggatcgacttccgtcggtggactcaatgcaccacgactggtatatcaaaggccgtagtatgtgctattttgtctgtgggatggtgcatataaaatatcccttgctactaattgaaaaatgtagcgggtttcctctctaagactatatgtcaaaaatagcACATGTTTACATCCAACTCCAATagttgtggtgtcgttaaaccaaaacaaactttaacagtatattaattatatgtgAATCACCATCTTTTAGTTACGCCCACCACTGTCATGCCAAATGATAGTGATTCACTACACGATGTTCATTGGTACCAGTTAATATCAGTCAGACCTCTTATAGCAGAATAGTCATTTGTTCGACCGACTTATTAGTTCTGTTGTTTAATCAATATCAACGAAGCTAGCAAGGTCAACCTGTCTTGATGTGTGTATCCTACCATACTTGTCCACCCGAATGTTTCTACGAGTGATGTTAGCCGAGTTAATGATGTTCACGTCAGTCTCGAGTATCTTCTAATTTAGCCCCTGCAAGTGCTGTTCTTCACCTATGTGATGGGGAAGAGGCGGATCAAGGGAGGGGGCAGGGGGATGATTGTATCGACTTTCGGttgttca
This window contains:
- the LOC121384771 gene encoding sphingolipid delta(4)-desaturase/C4-monooxygenase DES2-like isoform X2 — encoded protein: MKTTKETFKWFYRCLSLDVRTMTPDEDWQWTEEPHTARRQAILKKHPEIKKLMGPDSFIVYIVVFEVLLQFILAWLVRDASWTTILALAYCAGAVLNHSLGSAIHEIGHNLAFGHSHPIANRVLSIWCNLPLAAPIAISYRIFHSAHHRYLGEEYADVDIPTRLECYLFRRPVTKMLWLFFHPIIHGIRPFYKSPRPVTGWEIINFAAQVVADILVVKLLGFRSLIYLFSGMYIGLGFHPLAAHFISEHYLFNGGQATHSYYGPLNPILFNVGYHIEHHDFPYISYNKLPQLKKIAPEFYQQPYHTSWIKVLWDFIFDENMGPHARGVGYLKDGVEEKLKSS
- the LOC121384771 gene encoding sphingolipid delta(4)-desaturase/C4-monooxygenase DES2-like isoform X1; this translates as MTTSSSQNIMKTTKETFKWFYRCLSLDVRTMTPDEDWQWTEEPHTARRQAILKKHPEIKKLMGPDSFIVYIVVFEVLLQFILAWLVRDASWTTILALAYCAGAVLNHSLGSAIHEIGHNLAFGHSHPIANRVLSIWCNLPLAAPIAISYRIFHSAHHRYLGEEYADVDIPTRLECYLFRRPVTKMLWLFFHPIIHGIRPFYKSPRPVTGWEIINFAAQVVADILVVKLLGFRSLIYLFSGMYIGLGFHPLAAHFISEHYLFNGGQATHSYYGPLNPILFNVGYHIEHHDFPYISYNKLPQLKKIAPEFYQQPYHTSWIKVLWDFIFDENMGPHARGVGYLKDGVEEKLKSS